A DNA window from Porphyromonas gingivalis ATCC 33277 contains the following coding sequences:
- a CDS encoding S9 family peptidase, protein MKKSLLMLLLSAATLSSIEAQTIQQMKAGGPWPVRAAFKTDTVGMNGSKYNPADLLRQAYDATDKDLRNVSADKDGRIAGRKAGSKAERSEMAVYSFALTAEHFAKGDIEVFGQGRMSLWLDDKQIGIADSPNSKGDTTLRFSASLSLVPGTHHLLLKSLLLEGDTTATDVRVVLKPKTARDSSALYPNYTGKERLSLKHMMSGTFLSGGSLSPTGKYVLTSYRVSRDNKPAVTYNQLRDAKGNILLNLNEKEALGWMPHEDMLMVIRKEGNTKRLVAFDPMGKGEKTLVSNLPESQFRMSPDARYYLFYKQEKGPGKDPLFIRHLDPDDRQSDWRDRSQIYLLNAESGVYGPLTFGYSTTYIYDIAPDSKRALIGTLSTDWTRRPFRFATIMEYNMETGKADTLITRDPSIDAIQYTPDGKHLIVMGSADAFGNIGLNLKSGVTPNSYDKQFFLFDLSTRKATALTKNFNPSVSAGRFDRKNNYYYFRAENGSRKQLYRLDLKTLEISQIQTGEDVVQWFGVATDNGAVWYSGQSANNADRLYRLDGTKGKLVWDLSAEKLANIDFTPARDWNYTAPDGTVVEGWYYLPPQFDPSKKYPMLVYYYGGTSPINRTLEGHYSLAMYAAQGYVVYTLNPSGTTGYGQEYAARHVNAWGDRTADEIIGATKEFIRTHSFVNGKKVGCFGASYGGFMTQYLQTKTDIFAAAVSHAGISSISNYWGSGYWGMGYSTVASTDSYPWNNPDLYAGHSPLFRADKIHTPLLLLHGSVDTNVPTAESVNLYNALKILGREVEFIEFTEQDHFILEPERRIRWTNSICAWFARWLQDDPTWWNELYPPVNL, encoded by the coding sequence ATGAAAAAATCATTACTCATGCTTTTGCTCTCTGCTGCGACTCTGTCCTCCATCGAGGCACAGACGATACAGCAGATGAAGGCCGGAGGCCCGTGGCCGGTACGTGCTGCTTTTAAGACCGATACCGTGGGGATGAACGGCTCCAAGTATAATCCTGCCGATTTGCTGCGTCAGGCTTACGATGCGACGGACAAAGATCTGCGCAACGTGTCGGCTGACAAGGACGGACGCATCGCCGGAAGAAAAGCCGGATCCAAAGCAGAACGCTCGGAAATGGCAGTCTATTCCTTTGCCCTCACGGCAGAACATTTCGCAAAAGGAGATATAGAGGTATTCGGACAGGGGCGAATGTCTCTTTGGTTGGACGACAAGCAGATAGGGATAGCCGATAGTCCGAATTCCAAGGGCGACACAACGCTGCGTTTCTCTGCATCGCTCTCGCTGGTTCCAGGCACACATCATTTGCTGCTCAAGAGCTTGCTTCTCGAAGGCGATACCACTGCTACGGATGTGCGCGTAGTCCTCAAGCCGAAGACCGCTCGCGATTCGTCGGCTCTCTATCCCAACTATACGGGCAAGGAGCGGCTGAGCCTCAAGCACATGATGAGCGGCACATTTCTATCGGGAGGGAGTCTCTCTCCAACGGGCAAGTATGTACTTACTTCTTATCGGGTAAGCAGGGATAATAAGCCTGCTGTGACCTATAACCAGCTGCGCGATGCCAAAGGAAATATCCTGCTCAATCTGAACGAAAAAGAGGCCCTTGGTTGGATGCCGCATGAAGATATGCTGATGGTGATTCGCAAGGAAGGAAATACGAAGCGTTTGGTGGCTTTCGATCCGATGGGGAAAGGTGAAAAAACCTTGGTGTCCAATCTACCCGAATCGCAGTTCAGGATGTCGCCCGATGCGCGCTATTATCTTTTCTACAAACAAGAGAAAGGCCCCGGAAAAGATCCTCTCTTTATCCGTCATCTGGATCCGGACGACAGACAGTCGGATTGGCGGGATCGTTCGCAGATCTATCTGTTGAATGCCGAGAGCGGTGTGTACGGTCCGCTGACATTCGGCTATTCTACCACCTATATATATGATATTGCACCGGATAGTAAGCGTGCTCTGATCGGTACGCTCTCCACGGACTGGACGCGCCGTCCTTTCCGCTTTGCCACTATCATGGAGTACAATATGGAGACGGGCAAGGCGGATACGCTTATCACTCGCGATCCTTCCATCGACGCAATCCAGTATACACCCGACGGCAAACATCTGATCGTAATGGGTTCGGCAGATGCTTTCGGCAATATAGGACTGAACCTGAAATCGGGAGTCACTCCCAATTCTTACGACAAGCAATTCTTCCTGTTCGATCTCTCCACACGGAAAGCAACAGCCTTGACCAAGAATTTCAACCCCAGTGTATCGGCAGGGAGATTCGACAGAAAAAACAACTACTATTATTTCAGGGCTGAAAACGGATCGCGCAAGCAGCTCTATCGGTTGGATCTGAAAACCCTTGAGATCAGTCAGATTCAGACCGGAGAGGATGTAGTACAATGGTTCGGTGTGGCAACTGATAATGGTGCTGTCTGGTACAGCGGCCAGAGTGCCAACAATGCTGACAGACTCTATCGGCTCGATGGGACCAAAGGAAAACTCGTATGGGATCTGTCCGCCGAGAAGTTGGCCAATATCGATTTCACACCGGCACGCGACTGGAACTATACGGCTCCGGATGGCACAGTCGTAGAGGGTTGGTACTACCTGCCTCCGCAATTCGATCCTTCCAAGAAATATCCTATGCTGGTCTATTACTATGGAGGAACCAGCCCGATCAATAGGACACTGGAAGGACACTACTCGCTGGCGATGTATGCTGCTCAGGGCTACGTAGTCTATACGCTCAATCCCAGCGGTACTACCGGCTATGGACAGGAGTATGCAGCTCGTCACGTCAATGCCTGGGGCGATCGGACAGCCGATGAGATCATCGGGGCAACAAAAGAGTTTATCCGCACGCATAGCTTTGTCAATGGCAAGAAGGTCGGTTGCTTCGGAGCCAGTTATGGAGGCTTCATGACACAGTATCTTCAGACGAAGACCGATATTTTTGCCGCAGCAGTCAGCCATGCGGGTATCAGCTCGATCAGCAACTATTGGGGGAGCGGATATTGGGGAATGGGTTACAGCACTGTGGCCAGTACCGACAGCTATCCTTGGAACAATCCGGATCTGTATGCCGGACACAGTCCTCTCTTCAGGGCAGACAAGATCCATACTCCGCTCTTGCTCCTGCACGGCTCTGTGGATACGAATGTGCCTACGGCGGAGAGTGTGAATCTGTACAATGCTCTGAAGATACTCGGACGCGAGGTAGAGTTTATCGAATTTACCGAGCAGGATCATTTCATCCTCGAACCGGAGCGACGCATTCGCTGGACGAACAGTATCTGTGCTTGGTTTGCCCGTTGGCTGCAGGACGATCCCACCTGGTGGAACGAACTCTATCCTCCTGTGAATCTCTAA
- a CDS encoding fructose bisphosphate aldolase yields the protein MNKEQLQQMRQAPGFVGALDQSGGSTPKALKAYGIQPDAYQSEEEMFDLIHQMRTRMITSPAFATGKIIGVILFERTMRGKIEGMPTADFLWEKRHIVPFLKVDKGLQDEANGVQLMKPFPELGKLCEEAVGYHVFGTKMRSVIKQANEQGIRDIVEQQFQWGKEILSHGLVPILEPEVDIHCPEKAKAEEILKRELLAQLDKMTEPVMLKITIPTVDNFYKEIIEHPMMLRVVALSGGYSREQANELLSRNHGVIASFSRALVEGLSVQQTDAEFNAMLEASIEDVYQASIK from the coding sequence ATGAACAAAGAACAATTGCAGCAGATGCGTCAGGCTCCCGGCTTTGTAGGAGCATTGGATCAGAGTGGTGGCTCGACCCCTAAAGCTCTGAAGGCATACGGTATCCAACCCGATGCATATCAGTCCGAAGAGGAGATGTTCGATCTCATTCACCAAATGCGTACTCGGATGATTACTTCTCCGGCTTTCGCTACGGGCAAGATCATCGGTGTGATTCTCTTCGAACGTACCATGCGCGGCAAGATCGAAGGAATGCCTACGGCAGACTTCCTTTGGGAGAAAAGACACATCGTCCCCTTCCTGAAAGTGGACAAAGGGCTTCAGGACGAAGCCAACGGCGTACAGCTGATGAAGCCGTTCCCCGAACTCGGCAAGCTCTGTGAAGAAGCTGTCGGATACCACGTTTTCGGCACCAAGATGCGCAGTGTGATCAAGCAGGCCAACGAGCAGGGCATTCGCGACATCGTAGAGCAGCAATTCCAATGGGGAAAAGAGATTCTTTCTCATGGCTTAGTGCCTATCCTCGAACCGGAGGTAGACATCCACTGCCCCGAAAAGGCTAAGGCAGAAGAGATCCTCAAGCGAGAACTGCTGGCACAGTTGGACAAGATGACGGAGCCAGTGATGCTCAAGATTACGATCCCGACAGTGGACAACTTCTACAAGGAAATCATCGAACACCCGATGATGCTGCGCGTAGTAGCGCTTTCCGGTGGTTATTCCCGTGAGCAAGCCAATGAGTTGCTCAGCCGCAACCATGGCGTTATCGCTTCGTTCTCTCGCGCTTTGGTCGAAGGTCTCTCCGTCCAGCAGACCGACGCCGAGTTCAACGCTATGTTGGAAGCGTCTATCGAAGACGTTTATCAGGCTTCCATCAAGTAA
- a CDS encoding DUF1661 domain-containing protein translates to MAREFFTSRTKSKKFSRHVFSDHKRKNFGTQTDRVRDIVYPILQCEFSISEIIAFVSISLSSIYPC, encoded by the coding sequence GTGGCGCGGGAATTTTTCACTTCCCGCACCAAAAGCAAAAAGTTTTCGCGCCATGTTTTCAGCGACCACAAGCGCAAAAATTTTGGCACGCAAACTGATCGGGTACGGGATATCGTGTATCCGATCCTTCAATGCGAGTTCTCAATCAGTGAGATCATCGCATTTGTCAGTATCAGCCTTTCAAGCATTTATCCTTGCTAA
- the rpsO gene encoding 30S ribosomal protein S15 codes for MYLDSAKKAELFEKYGKSVKDTGSPESQIALFTFRIAHLTEHLRQNKKDFATERSLKMLVGKRRRMLDYLIKVDIERYRAIIKELGIRR; via the coding sequence ATGTATTTGGATTCAGCTAAAAAAGCAGAACTCTTCGAGAAGTATGGCAAGTCAGTGAAGGACACGGGTAGCCCCGAAAGTCAAATCGCTTTATTCACATTTCGCATCGCGCATTTGACTGAGCACTTGCGTCAGAACAAGAAAGACTTTGCCACGGAACGTTCTTTGAAGATGCTGGTAGGTAAGCGTCGTCGTATGCTCGACTACTTGATCAAGGTAGATATCGAGCGTTACCGTGCCATCATCAAGGAACTCGGTATCCGTCGCTAA
- a CDS encoding metal ABC transporter solute-binding protein, Zn/Mn family → MIKTILSRYVSSNFWSRGATSFFTIFPAFILAATALPACGGGTASSSDRTLAVTIEPQKYFIESIADKSVQVVALVPAGSNPEEYDPSPTVMKRLSEADAYFYIGGLGFEQRNLAAIRDNNPKLPLFEMGKALADAGSADLHGSCTDHSHTDLHAHDPHYWSSVVGAKALSRAAYDALVELYPNEKDKWDKGHDRLNGRIDSVKRLVDTMFANGKADKAFVIYHPSLSYFAQEFGLRQIVIEEDGKEPTAAHLRRVIDQARADGVRIVFIQPEFETRQAEDIAREIGARPVRINPLRSSWEEEILHIARALAHER, encoded by the coding sequence ATGATCAAAACGATACTTTCACGATATGTATCCTCGAACTTTTGGAGTCGGGGAGCTACCTCTTTTTTCACGATTTTCCCGGCCTTCATCCTCGCCGCTACTGCTTTGCCGGCTTGTGGAGGGGGTACTGCTTCAAGCTCCGATCGTACGCTGGCTGTGACCATCGAGCCACAGAAATACTTCATCGAGTCCATTGCGGATAAGTCGGTGCAGGTGGTGGCATTGGTGCCGGCCGGCAGCAATCCGGAGGAATACGACCCTTCGCCTACCGTGATGAAGCGTTTGTCCGAAGCAGATGCCTACTTCTATATAGGAGGACTGGGGTTCGAGCAAAGAAATCTCGCTGCCATTCGGGACAATAACCCTAAGCTCCCTCTTTTCGAAATGGGCAAAGCCTTGGCGGATGCCGGAAGTGCAGATCTCCACGGCTCCTGCACAGATCATTCTCATACAGACCTGCATGCCCATGATCCGCACTATTGGAGCAGTGTGGTAGGGGCAAAGGCACTCAGTCGTGCTGCATACGACGCGCTTGTGGAGCTTTATCCGAACGAGAAAGACAAATGGGACAAAGGGCACGACCGTCTCAACGGACGTATCGACAGCGTGAAGAGACTCGTCGATACCATGTTTGCCAATGGCAAAGCAGACAAAGCCTTCGTCATATATCACCCATCGCTCAGCTATTTCGCCCAAGAGTTCGGCCTGCGGCAGATCGTCATTGAGGAAGACGGGAAAGAGCCTACAGCTGCCCACCTTCGTCGTGTGATCGATCAGGCACGTGCCGATGGTGTCAGAATCGTATTTATCCAACCCGAATTTGAAACGCGTCAGGCGGAGGACATCGCACGCGAGATCGGTGCTCGTCCGGTAAGGATCAATCCTCTGCGCAGCTCGTGGGAGGAGGAAATTTTACATATTGCTCGCGCTTTGGCTCATGAACGGTAG
- a CDS encoding metal ABC transporter ATP-binding protein: MNGSLLLSLKSASFGYGPKNVFKDYSLDIVRGEFLGIVGRNGGGKSTLVKAIIGLLPLRSGSLTFYNREGMPCARPSIGYLPQLNRIDRAFPIRVEEVIRSGLLGEGNRGSHKELLAGAASDLRITDLLKRPISDLSGGQLQRVLLARAIVSCPELLVLDEPNSYLDESAEALVQQTVSQRHKDGATILLISHDRESIGQQADRILSLD; this comes from the coding sequence ATGAACGGTAGCTTATTGCTCAGCCTGAAGTCGGCCTCGTTCGGCTATGGACCGAAAAATGTATTCAAGGACTATTCGCTCGATATCGTTCGTGGCGAATTTCTCGGTATCGTAGGACGCAATGGTGGGGGAAAGTCCACCCTCGTAAAGGCAATAATCGGCCTGCTGCCACTGCGATCGGGGAGTCTTACGTTCTACAATCGGGAGGGAATGCCGTGTGCAAGGCCCTCGATCGGTTATCTGCCTCAGCTCAATCGTATCGACAGAGCTTTTCCTATTCGCGTGGAGGAGGTCATTCGATCCGGTTTGCTTGGGGAGGGTAATCGAGGTTCGCACAAAGAACTTCTGGCCGGTGCTGCCTCCGATCTCCGGATAACCGATCTGCTCAAACGCCCCATATCGGATTTGAGCGGCGGACAGCTACAGCGTGTCCTTTTGGCCAGAGCTATCGTAAGCTGTCCCGAACTCCTCGTACTCGATGAACCGAACAGCTATTTGGACGAATCGGCTGAAGCACTCGTGCAACAGACTGTATCCCAAAGGCACAAAGACGGTGCAACCATCTTATTGATTTCACATGACAGAGAAAGCATTGGACAGCAAGCAGACAGGATATTGTCTCTCGACTGA
- a CDS encoding GNAT family N-acetyltransferase codes for MTEKALDSKQTGYCLSTDHYRIRRALPSDYDSILALWEDARHTMLASDNPQWQGAYPGEAEAQEDIARGEAFLLDIASTPLGVMAVNDQMPAEYGSLPWQTEGKAYTIHRLGVHSSLLRKGYAAAMLSSAETIAREQGGTCIHIDTYSPNTAAQSLFRRLGYRQVCSFHMKQKPLPYIAFEKSL; via the coding sequence ATGACAGAGAAAGCATTGGACAGCAAGCAGACAGGATATTGTCTCTCGACTGATCATTACCGGATCCGTCGGGCTCTTCCATCCGATTACGACAGCATTCTTGCCCTATGGGAGGATGCCCGGCACACGATGCTTGCTTCCGACAATCCACAGTGGCAGGGAGCATATCCGGGCGAGGCCGAAGCTCAAGAGGATATAGCCCGAGGAGAAGCCTTCCTGTTGGATATAGCGAGCACTCCTTTGGGGGTGATGGCTGTGAATGATCAGATGCCGGCCGAATACGGCTCGTTGCCATGGCAGACCGAAGGGAAAGCCTATACGATACACCGCCTGGGTGTTCATTCCTCTCTGCTCCGCAAGGGGTATGCCGCTGCCATGCTTTCCTCTGCCGAGACGATAGCTCGCGAACAAGGGGGCACTTGCATACACATAGATACGTATAGCCCCAATACGGCTGCGCAGAGCCTTTTCCGTCGCCTTGGCTACCGGCAGGTTTGCTCTTTCCATATGAAGCAGAAGCCTTTGCCATATATCGCTTTCGAAAAATCGCTCTGA